One stretch of Planococcus sp. PAMC 21323 DNA includes these proteins:
- a CDS encoding ABC transporter ATP-binding protein produces MSQMGPPHGGSSMPPQKAKDFKGTFRRLVSYLKPRRKKLAAVFLVAILSTVFTIIGPKIMGMAITELFEGAYGQFQGTPGAGIDFGVIGQLLTLLAGLYVFSSLFSYIQQFMMSTVAQDTVYDLRQDVNQKLEKLPLKYFDGRANGETLSRMTNDIDTIGSTLQQSLTQFITSIVTIVGILVMMLTISPLLTLIAVVSLPLSLFIIKPILKKSQKYFASQQKNLGRLNGHVEEMYTGHQVVKAFGHEEKSNEQFDAVNEELYTAGRKAQFISGIIMPMMTLIGNLSYVLISIVGGILVTQRAISIGDIQAFITYSKQFTQPITQTANIANIVQSTIAAAERVFELLDEEEEVKEVTTSVLDRAKGAVAFRDVDFGYGDELLIQNMNIDVRPGQTVAIVGPTGAGKTTLINLLMRFYELNAGRILIDGLDSRDMSRHELRQNFGMVLQDTWLFNGTIRDNIAYGKTGATEEQVRDAAKAAHADHFIRTLPDGYDTILNQEVSNISQGQKQLLTIARAILADPPIMILDEATSSVDTRTEIFIQKAMNQLMAGRTSFVIAHRLSTIKDADLILVMDQGKVIEQGTHQQLLDKDGFYADLYQSQFTAKLAV; encoded by the coding sequence ATGAGCCAAATGGGACCTCCACATGGCGGGTCAAGTATGCCGCCGCAAAAAGCAAAAGACTTTAAAGGAACGTTCCGCCGCCTGGTTTCTTATTTAAAACCACGTCGCAAAAAACTGGCAGCCGTCTTTTTAGTCGCCATACTAAGTACAGTCTTCACGATCATTGGACCAAAAATTATGGGGATGGCCATCACTGAATTATTCGAAGGTGCTTACGGTCAATTTCAAGGAACGCCGGGAGCAGGCATTGATTTTGGTGTCATCGGACAGCTGCTCACACTTCTTGCCGGTCTATATGTATTTAGTAGCTTGTTCAGCTATATTCAGCAATTTATGATGTCGACAGTCGCGCAAGATACAGTCTATGATTTGCGTCAAGACGTCAATCAAAAACTAGAAAAATTGCCGCTCAAGTATTTTGATGGGCGTGCAAATGGCGAGACGTTAAGCCGTATGACGAATGACATTGACACCATCGGCAGCACCTTGCAACAAAGTTTGACGCAGTTTATCACATCAATCGTTACAATTGTAGGGATTTTGGTGATGATGTTAACGATCAGTCCATTGCTGACTTTAATTGCGGTGGTCAGTTTGCCGTTGTCGTTATTTATCATCAAACCGATTTTGAAAAAATCACAAAAATATTTTGCCAGTCAACAAAAAAACTTAGGTCGCTTGAATGGCCATGTGGAAGAAATGTACACGGGTCACCAAGTTGTCAAAGCGTTCGGACACGAAGAAAAGTCCAACGAACAATTTGATGCGGTCAATGAAGAACTATACACTGCAGGGCGCAAAGCGCAGTTTATCTCTGGAATCATTATGCCGATGATGACGTTGATCGGCAACTTGAGCTATGTCTTGATTAGTATCGTTGGGGGTATTTTGGTCACGCAACGAGCGATTTCAATCGGGGATATTCAAGCGTTTATCACTTATTCCAAACAGTTTACGCAACCGATTACTCAAACGGCGAATATTGCCAACATCGTTCAATCAACGATTGCTGCTGCAGAGCGCGTGTTTGAATTACTGGATGAGGAAGAAGAAGTAAAAGAGGTCACAACTTCTGTTCTCGACCGTGCCAAAGGCGCAGTCGCATTCAGAGACGTTGACTTTGGTTATGGCGATGAATTATTAATCCAGAACATGAATATCGATGTTCGACCGGGACAAACGGTTGCAATCGTTGGACCAACCGGTGCCGGAAAAACCACCTTAATCAATTTACTCATGCGCTTTTACGAATTAAATGCAGGACGCATTTTGATCGATGGACTAGATTCGCGCGATATGTCGAGACACGAATTGCGCCAAAATTTTGGCATGGTGTTGCAAGACACATGGCTCTTTAACGGCACCATTCGTGATAATATTGCCTACGGAAAAACAGGTGCAACTGAAGAACAAGTCCGTGATGCGGCAAAAGCGGCGCACGCGGATCACTTTATCCGTACGTTGCCAGACGGTTACGATACGATCTTAAATCAAGAAGTATCGAATATTTCTCAAGGTCAAAAGCAATTATTGACGATTGCTCGTGCGATTCTCGCCGATCCGCCGATTATGATTTTAGACGAGGCGACATCGAGCGTAGACACGCGGACGGAAATCTTTATTCAAAAAGCCATGAACCAATTGATGGCCGGACGCACCAGCTTTGTCATTGCACATCGCTTGTCGACCATCAAAGATGCTGATTTGATTTTGGTGATGGACCAAGGAAAAGTCATCGAGCAAGGCACACATCAACAACTGCTTGATAAAGACGGCTTTTACGCCGATTTGTATCAAAGTCAATTTACAGCAAAACTGGCTGTTTAA
- a CDS encoding ABC transporter ATP-binding protein translates to MIKVLKNLSPYKWIVWGVVALVFAQSMAELFLPTLMADIIDNGVVKGDIPYIWEIGGWMLLVSAIGASAAVFASFYSSKAAMGLGRDLRQKVFKHVGQFSLQEFDEVGTASLITRTTNDINQIQQVTIMMLRMVISAPIMLVGGIIMAVSKDAKLSLVIIGAMPVLIVVILLILKYGMPLFQQVQKRLDGLNLVVRENLTGIRVIRAFNRETEEKARLQKANRELADVSIKVNKVMAFMMPTMMLVMNMTVVAVIWFGGIRISNGAMQIGDLMAFIQYVMMIMFALLMASFMFVMIPRAAVSAKRINEVLEMQPAFKDDGTAKADRSRGTLEFENVTFHYPGAEEPALSNISFTAKPGEITALIGGTGSGKTTLVNLVPRFYETNSGTIRVNGVDIREASQQEIRSKIGFVPQKSILFTGTIEENIRFGKQDASDEEIKQAASIAQAAEFIDQIKGGYAAPIEQGGSNLSGGQKQRLSIARALIRKPDLYIFDDSFSALDFKTDAKLRKALKDETKNATVLLVAQRVSTVVDADRIIVLEKGKMVGMGTHKELLESNKVYREIALSQLSEEEIA, encoded by the coding sequence ATGATTAAAGTCTTAAAGAATTTAAGTCCGTACAAATGGATCGTTTGGGGCGTTGTGGCACTCGTCTTTGCTCAATCAATGGCAGAATTATTTTTGCCAACATTGATGGCGGACATTATTGACAATGGTGTAGTCAAAGGCGATATTCCATATATTTGGGAAATTGGTGGTTGGATGCTACTTGTATCTGCAATCGGAGCTAGTGCAGCAGTTTTTGCTAGCTTTTATTCATCGAAAGCAGCGATGGGGCTGGGGCGTGATTTGAGACAAAAAGTCTTTAAGCATGTCGGGCAGTTCTCACTTCAGGAATTTGATGAAGTTGGAACCGCATCGCTAATTACACGTACGACAAACGATATCAATCAAATCCAACAAGTTACCATTATGATGTTGCGAATGGTGATTAGCGCGCCGATTATGTTAGTCGGTGGGATCATTATGGCCGTTTCAAAAGATGCGAAATTATCGCTAGTTATTATCGGTGCAATGCCCGTTTTAATCGTGGTCATTTTGCTGATATTGAAATACGGGATGCCCTTGTTCCAACAAGTTCAAAAGCGTCTAGACGGCTTGAACTTAGTTGTACGAGAAAACTTAACGGGGATTCGTGTGATCCGTGCGTTTAACCGTGAAACCGAAGAAAAAGCGCGCTTGCAAAAAGCCAATCGTGAATTGGCGGATGTGTCGATCAAAGTCAATAAAGTCATGGCGTTTATGATGCCGACGATGATGTTGGTGATGAACATGACCGTCGTCGCCGTTATTTGGTTTGGTGGTATTCGCATTAGCAACGGCGCTATGCAAATTGGTGATTTAATGGCGTTTATCCAATACGTCATGATGATTATGTTTGCGTTACTGATGGCGTCGTTTATGTTCGTTATGATTCCGCGTGCAGCCGTATCGGCAAAGCGGATTAACGAAGTTCTGGAAATGCAGCCGGCTTTTAAAGATGATGGCACAGCTAAAGCAGATCGCAGTCGTGGCACATTAGAATTTGAAAATGTCACGTTCCATTACCCAGGAGCGGAAGAACCGGCATTATCGAATATTAGCTTTACTGCGAAACCAGGTGAAATCACGGCATTAATTGGCGGGACGGGTTCTGGTAAGACAACGCTCGTCAATCTTGTGCCACGCTTTTACGAAACGAATAGTGGGACAATTCGTGTTAACGGAGTTGATATTCGCGAAGCTTCGCAACAGGAAATTCGATCGAAAATTGGCTTCGTACCACAAAAGTCGATCTTGTTTACAGGAACGATCGAGGAAAATATTCGCTTTGGTAAACAGGATGCTAGCGACGAGGAAATAAAACAAGCCGCAAGTATTGCGCAAGCAGCTGAATTTATCGATCAAATCAAAGGCGGTTATGCAGCACCAATCGAGCAAGGCGGTTCAAATTTATCTGGCGGTCAAAAGCAACGTTTGTCGATTGCCCGAGCATTGATTCGCAAACCGGATTTGTATATTTTTGATGATAGTTTCTCAGCACTGGATTTTAAAACAGACGCGAAACTGCGTAAAGCGCTAAAAGATGAAACGAAAAACGCGACGGTGCTACTAGTTGCGCAACGCGTCAGTACAGTAGTCGACGCTGATCGCATCATTGTATTGGAAAAAGGCAAAATGGTCGGCATGGGCACGCATAAAGAATTGTTGGAATCCAACAAAGTTTATCGTGAAATCGCCTTATCACAGCTGTCAGAGGAGGAAATCGCATGA
- a CDS encoding CPBP family intramembrane glutamic endopeptidase translates to MFEEMKVRYLILYSVIGSVVSMATLLALNVSETTFDVVSQLVMYIVVPGLYFGYYFKKHNASVWNVLSFTGIKKWLPSLVGLVAVSIAFSLSMFWLQLYVLAPVAPWIVDLLLEGIPIPESPWYIAFTIFTIAILAPVVEEFMFRGVLLKRLIGKTSMWGGILISSLLFGILHLDVVGAFLFGVVASLLYLRTNNLLVPILLHIINNSLAAASLFLAPTWPESIGIFNLADVYAKALPNAVTLVISGVLLIGAIVWLARGLQTQKESFSE, encoded by the coding sequence ATGTTTGAAGAAATGAAAGTTCGCTATTTGATTTTGTATTCGGTTATCGGATCGGTTGTTAGTATGGCGACCTTGCTCGCATTAAATGTCAGTGAAACTACGTTTGATGTCGTCAGTCAATTGGTGATGTATATTGTTGTGCCTGGACTTTATTTTGGTTATTATTTCAAAAAACACAATGCCTCTGTTTGGAACGTTTTATCGTTTACCGGCATCAAAAAATGGTTGCCTTCATTAGTTGGATTAGTGGCAGTGTCAATTGCGTTTTCACTCAGCATGTTTTGGCTTCAGCTCTATGTGCTGGCACCAGTTGCACCTTGGATTGTTGACCTATTGCTAGAAGGCATCCCGATTCCTGAGTCACCGTGGTATATCGCTTTCACCATTTTCACTATCGCTATACTCGCGCCTGTGGTCGAAGAATTTATGTTCCGCGGCGTGTTGTTGAAACGCTTGATTGGCAAAACTTCGATGTGGGGCGGTATTTTGATCTCGAGTTTGCTGTTCGGTATTTTGCATCTTGATGTTGTCGGTGCGTTTTTGTTTGGTGTAGTGGCGTCGCTCCTGTATTTACGCACGAATAATTTGCTGGTGCCTATTTTATTGCACATCATCAATAATTCACTTGCCGCCGCTTCGCTGTTTTTAGCACCGACGTGGCCCGAGTCGATTGGTATATTCAATTTGGCGGATGTTTACGCCAAAGCTTTGCCGAACGCAGTAACACTTGTAATCAGCGGCGTCTTGTTGATCGGCGCGATTGTTTGGCTCGCACGCGGATTGCAGACTCAAAAAGAATCGTTTTCTGAATAA